Sequence from the Trueperaceae bacterium genome:
GGTGGCACCCCTACATCCAGACGGACGCCCGCCAGCACTTCCAGGCAAACAAGTACGAATGGTGGAACCTCGGCACGGAACGCTGGTGGCCAAACGACGACTACAAGCAAGTGTTCAACAGCATCGAGCGGTACATGGGGGACCGGTTCCCCGCGTGGCCGAACGAGTGGGCGGTCGTGAACGCCGCACCGTTCATCGACGTGATCGAGACGGAGGACGGATCGTGAACCCCCGCGACCAACTCGCGCGCCTCCTGAAAGGCAACCGGGAGGGCTACACCCGCCAAGAGATCGCGGCACGCCTCGACCTGAACGATCGGGCTGCTCGGCAAGTCATTGAGGACCTCGTCGCGTCGGGGGAACTGCCGGTCGTGTGCGACCGCGGACCCAACGGCCGCCAGGAGGGCCACTACCGCATCGCTCGAGCGGACGAGGTGGAGGTCGTCAACACCGAAATTCGGGAGCTTCGCAACCGCGCCTTGTCCGCCCTG
This genomic interval carries:
- a CDS encoding HTH domain-containing protein, which codes for MNPRDQLARLLKGNREGYTRQEIAARLDLNDRAARQVIEDLVASGELPVVCDRGPNGRQEGHYRIARADEVEVVNTEIRELRNRALSALKRAKGLSLAYQAQHQASSLFLEDVPEVRS